One stretch of Roseimicrobium sp. ORNL1 DNA includes these proteins:
- a CDS encoding DEAD/DEAH box helicase gives MPFRALGLDARILKAISEAGYTEPTPIQSAAIPEVMADHDVIGIAQTGTGKTAAFTLPLLTKLAAITGQGPLRGIKALILAPTRELVVQIEENVKAYAKHLPLRVATVFGGVGERPQIEALRRGADIVIATPGRLLDLMNQRHGNFRALEHLVLDEADRMLDMGFLPSIRRIIKELPPKRQTLMFSATLSKEIETLTHEFQHRPKQVQIGRRSNPAETVTQWVYEVPKHLKPALLLHLMKDPGFNMVLVFCKMKHAADRLARFFESRGIKTAALHSNRSQNQRLRALADFKSGAVRVLVATDIAARGIDVDGISHVVNYDFPMHAEDYVHRIGRTGRAQAIGDALSFVTSEDQSALRSLERFIGRGLPRKKAEDFDYSAQPSAAAQPEAREREQKPRVLHNYSRRQGSSSGGGGGRGERREGGNRGGGRSRDGGGRSSGSGSGQRSRGPR, from the coding sequence ATGCCATTCCGCGCCCTGGGCCTCGACGCCCGCATTCTCAAAGCCATCAGCGAAGCTGGCTACACCGAGCCCACGCCCATCCAGTCCGCAGCCATCCCGGAAGTGATGGCAGACCATGACGTCATTGGCATCGCCCAGACGGGCACTGGCAAGACCGCTGCCTTCACCCTGCCGCTGCTCACCAAGCTGGCTGCCATCACCGGCCAGGGTCCCCTGCGGGGCATCAAGGCGCTCATCCTCGCCCCCACCCGCGAGCTCGTCGTGCAGATTGAGGAGAATGTGAAGGCCTATGCCAAGCATCTGCCGCTGCGGGTCGCCACGGTATTCGGAGGCGTGGGCGAGCGCCCCCAGATCGAAGCGTTGCGCAGAGGCGCAGACATCGTGATTGCCACTCCCGGTCGTCTTCTCGATCTGATGAACCAGCGGCACGGGAACTTCCGTGCCCTTGAGCATCTCGTGCTGGATGAGGCTGACCGCATGCTGGACATGGGCTTCCTGCCCTCCATCCGCCGCATCATCAAGGAACTGCCTCCAAAGAGGCAGACGCTGATGTTCTCCGCCACGCTTTCGAAGGAGATCGAAACGCTCACCCATGAGTTCCAGCATCGCCCGAAGCAGGTGCAAATCGGTCGGCGCTCCAACCCCGCCGAGACGGTCACCCAGTGGGTCTACGAAGTGCCCAAACACTTGAAGCCCGCGCTGCTGCTGCACCTGATGAAGGATCCCGGGTTCAACATGGTGCTGGTATTTTGCAAGATGAAGCACGCAGCGGACCGCCTCGCACGCTTCTTTGAAAGCCGGGGCATCAAGACGGCCGCGCTCCACTCAAACCGTTCGCAGAACCAGCGCCTGCGCGCGCTGGCTGATTTCAAGAGCGGTGCTGTGCGTGTACTGGTGGCCACTGATATCGCAGCCCGCGGCATCGACGTGGATGGCATTTCGCACGTGGTGAACTACGACTTCCCCATGCATGCCGAGGACTACGTCCACCGCATTGGCCGTACGGGACGCGCCCAGGCGATTGGCGATGCACTGAGCTTTGTCACGTCTGAAGACCAGTCCGCACTCCGCTCGCTGGAGCGCTTCATTGGGCGGGGTCTGCCGCGCAAGAAGGCAGAGGATTTTGACTACAGCGCGCAGCCCTCCGCTGCCGCGCAGCCGGAAGCCCGCGAGAGGGAGCAGAAACCCAGGGTGCTTCACAACTACAGCCGACGCCAGGGATCGTCATCCGGCGGTGGCGGCGGCAGGGGCGAGCGCCGTGAGGGAGGCAATCGAGGCGGAGGGCGGTCTCGCGATGGAGGAGGCCGGAGCTCTGGCTCTGGCTCGGGACAGCGCAGCCGCGGCCCACGGTAG
- a CDS encoding phosphatase PAP2 family protein, which yields MKKVTLFQQARDYLARQGLLEMGMLLALLGLVGSVWAFSEVADEVMDAETDHFDATILRAFRQPGDLATGIGPKWMPTAVGDLTALGGTAVLTLIVLIVIAFLILRRKWASALLVLCASVGGTLLSTILKSFFQRQRPSVVPHLTEVTSLSFPSGHSMLSAVIYLTLGALLARTTKDRKVKAFFMLTALFITVLVGTTRVYLGVHFPTDVLAGWCAGTTWALLCVIVARWLQKKHVVEPPGESAPPSTGD from the coding sequence ATGAAGAAGGTCACGCTTTTTCAACAGGCTCGCGACTACCTGGCCAGGCAGGGTCTGCTGGAGATGGGCATGCTGCTCGCGCTCCTCGGACTCGTGGGAAGCGTGTGGGCCTTTTCCGAAGTGGCGGATGAGGTGATGGATGCGGAGACGGATCACTTTGATGCCACCATCTTGCGCGCCTTCCGCCAGCCGGGTGACCTGGCGACTGGCATCGGTCCGAAATGGATGCCTACGGCTGTGGGCGACCTCACGGCCTTGGGCGGCACGGCCGTGCTCACCCTCATTGTGCTCATTGTGATCGCCTTTCTAATTCTGCGCCGAAAATGGGCATCGGCGCTGCTGGTGCTGTGTGCCTCCGTCGGCGGCACGCTCCTCAGCACGATTCTGAAATCCTTCTTCCAGCGTCAGCGTCCGTCCGTGGTGCCCCACCTGACGGAGGTGACGAGTCTGAGCTTCCCCAGCGGGCACTCCATGCTTTCGGCAGTGATTTACCTCACGCTGGGGGCCCTACTGGCGCGAACGACCAAGGATCGCAAGGTGAAGGCCTTCTTCATGCTCACGGCCCTCTTCATCACCGTGCTGGTCGGCACCACGCGGGTGTATCTGGGGGTGCACTTCCCCACGGATGTGCTGGCTGGCTGGTGTGCTGGCACCACCTGGGCACTGCTCTGTGTAATAGTGGCGCGCTGGCTGCAAAAGAAGCATGTGGTGGAGCCACCAGGTGAGTCTGCGCCACCTTCAACCGGTGATTGA
- a CDS encoding Gfo/Idh/MocA family oxidoreductase, which translates to MKSASASTPDSAPRTSRRRFLVQSVAALGFPTIIPATALGKGRPAPSERINVGVFGWGTIATHWTGNFLNNEKCQVIAVADPVKEGTNYGYSGEMKGGREIGKGIIDQHYSTFSKKASKSCTAYADFREMLEKEDLDAVQICTPDHWHCYQTVTCARKGIHLYGQKPLSLTIGEGRQMVEEVNKAGVTWQTGSQQRSDLYFRMACEFVRNGRIGKVKRVRIGLPGGHKDWNKWGNRTAPEAPPADFDYDMWLGPASQMEYRPALLPLNWRHNYNFSGGMITDFGAHHIDIAQWGMDRENTGPVELKNIKGEMPAKDALYNTATAFHFEAVFDDGLTYVIADESEKIMPEVAALEKDPEKFGHSGIFFEGENGKWIWVNRGKLQASSREILAEKIRPEEIHLYESKDHTDNFLDCVYSGKPVVAPIEAAHRTISISHMGNIALRLGRSSIKWDPKAEKFGDDAEANAMLKREYRKPWTLA; encoded by the coding sequence ATGAAATCCGCTTCTGCTTCCACACCTGACTCCGCGCCGCGCACGTCCCGCCGTCGTTTCCTTGTGCAATCCGTCGCTGCACTGGGATTCCCCACCATCATTCCTGCCACGGCACTGGGGAAGGGGAGACCGGCGCCCTCGGAGCGCATCAATGTGGGTGTCTTTGGCTGGGGCACGATTGCCACGCACTGGACGGGCAATTTCCTCAACAATGAAAAGTGCCAGGTCATCGCCGTGGCAGACCCGGTGAAGGAAGGCACGAACTACGGCTACAGCGGCGAGATGAAGGGCGGCCGCGAAATCGGCAAGGGCATCATCGATCAGCACTACTCCACCTTTTCCAAGAAGGCCTCCAAGAGCTGCACCGCCTACGCCGACTTCCGCGAGATGCTGGAGAAGGAAGACCTCGACGCCGTGCAGATCTGCACGCCGGATCACTGGCACTGCTACCAGACCGTGACATGCGCTCGCAAGGGCATCCACCTCTACGGACAGAAGCCCCTCTCACTGACCATCGGTGAAGGCCGCCAGATGGTGGAGGAAGTGAACAAGGCCGGCGTCACCTGGCAGACAGGCAGCCAGCAGCGCAGCGATTTGTATTTCCGCATGGCGTGCGAGTTCGTGCGCAACGGTCGCATCGGCAAGGTGAAGCGCGTGCGCATCGGCCTTCCCGGCGGGCACAAGGACTGGAACAAGTGGGGGAACCGCACCGCACCTGAGGCACCTCCCGCAGACTTCGATTATGACATGTGGCTTGGACCAGCCTCGCAGATGGAGTACCGCCCGGCCCTGCTGCCGCTGAACTGGAGGCACAACTACAACTTCTCCGGCGGCATGATCACCGACTTCGGTGCGCACCATATCGATATCGCCCAGTGGGGCATGGATCGTGAGAACACCGGTCCCGTGGAGCTCAAGAACATCAAGGGCGAGATGCCTGCGAAGGATGCGCTCTACAACACAGCCACCGCATTCCATTTCGAAGCCGTGTTCGATGACGGCCTGACGTATGTCATTGCGGATGAATCCGAGAAGATCATGCCTGAGGTGGCGGCGTTGGAGAAGGACCCTGAGAAATTCGGCCACTCTGGTATCTTCTTTGAAGGAGAGAATGGCAAGTGGATCTGGGTGAACCGCGGCAAACTGCAGGCGAGCTCACGTGAGATCCTGGCAGAGAAGATTCGCCCTGAGGAAATTCACCTCTACGAGAGCAAGGATCACACGGACAACTTCCTCGACTGCGTGTACTCCGGCAAGCCGGTGGTGGCGCCCATTGAGGCGGCGCACCGTACCATCAGCATCTCGCACATGGGGAACATCGCCCTCCGACTGGGGCGCTCGAGCATCAAGTGGGATCCGAAGGCGGAGAAATTTGGTGATGACGCCGAGGCGAACGCGATGCTGAAGCGTGAGTATCGGAAACCCTGGACCCTTGCTTGA
- a CDS encoding cytochrome c: protein MSRGGDKAQRTRHKGWLLAVSCLVIASVACPDVQAHPVLAVPPDYPYVAGFDRFTAQEDDDAKVAEGGLLLLSELNCVSCHAPSTEWKERLPGRAKISLDGVGSRLGEDDIWLFIRSPQHRKKGTLMPGMFAGEDRDPKVVEALVSYLSSLKKEVKKFPKGDVERGRTLYHTVGCVACHDPAAVADYRPAEAPANLEVEEPGHPSYPILLADRYDVNALAAFLKDPLSIRKHGRMPSTELTDQEAADLSAYLHISREPLVVQERTLLAVPKQSVEEGKKQFIAQRCTACHETPSTAEAKPTEQAPGGKAMAELLAGQGCLSTKEKKAGVPDFGLSEFQVRALTLALKMVQASEKPAPQTVAQKSHDFLVRMDCYACHEWRGTGGLEEARSQYLTVYEAAAHSMGEIGRLPPKLDNAGRKLTKEWFEKLLWGSGGGVRGYMTARMPRFGQENTQAFIAGFQEACKAEKPVKMDTSGLAKHHRAENGRALIGVGKGGLGCVSCHGLKDRKSLGVPVVNLTQTARRLQPEYFKELLLNPQVTQPGTLMPPLFIGRKAADKEIEMLWTYLKEIDQSRLPEGLLQTGDYELKPEKAGKPIVFRTFLEGAGMHAVAVGFPQQMHVAFDSLEAHWAIAWKGRFVDAMTTWEERAMTPAKPLGEKVLTFQPRMPFAKLGSASDAWPEACGVAAGYESLGYRISKDGVPTFRYRVEGLIVEDTIQVSADKKSLRRTVTVRTWVPSDGWYFQGISKNAKPQPVIWKNGAATFEESIAP, encoded by the coding sequence ATGAGCAGGGGAGGGGACAAGGCACAACGGACAAGGCACAAGGGATGGCTGCTCGCCGTCTCTTGCCTTGTGATCGCATCGGTTGCTTGTCCCGATGTTCAAGCGCATCCTGTGCTGGCCGTGCCGCCGGACTATCCTTATGTAGCTGGATTTGATCGATTCACCGCGCAGGAGGATGACGACGCCAAGGTCGCGGAAGGCGGCCTGCTGCTGCTGAGTGAACTCAACTGCGTGAGCTGCCACGCTCCCTCCACAGAGTGGAAGGAACGCCTGCCCGGACGTGCGAAGATCTCGCTGGATGGCGTGGGCTCGCGCTTGGGTGAGGACGACATCTGGCTCTTCATTCGCAGCCCGCAGCATCGCAAGAAGGGCACGCTCATGCCCGGCATGTTTGCCGGAGAGGATCGCGATCCCAAGGTGGTGGAGGCTCTCGTCAGCTACCTTTCCTCCCTGAAGAAAGAGGTGAAGAAATTTCCCAAGGGTGATGTCGAGCGTGGTCGTACACTGTATCACACCGTAGGATGCGTGGCCTGTCATGATCCAGCGGCAGTTGCGGACTACCGTCCCGCAGAGGCGCCGGCGAATCTGGAAGTGGAGGAGCCCGGCCATCCTTCCTATCCCATCCTGCTCGCGGATCGGTATGATGTGAATGCGCTCGCGGCCTTCCTGAAGGATCCTCTCAGCATCCGCAAGCATGGTCGCATGCCCTCCACCGAACTCACGGATCAGGAAGCGGCAGATCTCTCGGCGTATCTCCACATCAGCCGTGAACCGCTGGTGGTGCAGGAACGCACGCTTCTCGCCGTGCCGAAGCAATCAGTGGAGGAGGGGAAGAAGCAATTCATCGCCCAGCGCTGTACTGCCTGCCATGAGACGCCCAGTACTGCAGAAGCCAAACCCACTGAACAAGCGCCAGGTGGAAAGGCCATGGCGGAACTGCTCGCTGGCCAGGGATGTCTCTCTACCAAAGAGAAGAAGGCCGGCGTGCCTGATTTCGGCTTGAGTGAGTTTCAGGTGAGAGCGCTCACGCTGGCACTGAAGATGGTGCAGGCTTCCGAAAAGCCCGCACCGCAGACCGTCGCCCAGAAGTCGCATGATTTCCTCGTGCGCATGGATTGCTACGCGTGCCATGAGTGGCGCGGCACAGGCGGACTGGAAGAGGCCCGCTCGCAGTATCTCACGGTGTATGAAGCCGCGGCGCACTCGATGGGGGAGATTGGCCGTCTACCTCCCAAGCTCGACAACGCAGGCCGCAAGCTCACGAAGGAGTGGTTTGAAAAACTCCTGTGGGGTAGTGGAGGCGGCGTGCGTGGTTACATGACTGCGCGCATGCCGCGCTTCGGTCAGGAGAATACCCAGGCATTCATCGCCGGATTCCAGGAGGCGTGCAAAGCGGAGAAGCCCGTGAAGATGGACACCAGCGGTCTGGCGAAACACCATCGCGCGGAAAACGGTCGCGCGTTGATTGGGGTGGGGAAGGGCGGACTCGGTTGTGTCTCCTGTCACGGGCTGAAGGATCGCAAGTCCCTCGGTGTGCCAGTCGTGAATCTCACTCAAACGGCGAGGCGTCTGCAGCCGGAGTACTTCAAGGAACTCCTGCTCAATCCCCAGGTCACCCAGCCAGGCACGCTCATGCCACCGCTCTTCATCGGTCGAAAGGCTGCGGACAAGGAGATTGAAATGCTCTGGACCTACTTGAAGGAGATCGATCAATCACGCCTGCCGGAAGGTCTTCTTCAGACCGGTGACTATGAATTGAAGCCGGAGAAGGCTGGCAAGCCCATCGTGTTCCGCACCTTCCTCGAAGGCGCAGGCATGCATGCGGTGGCGGTAGGTTTCCCTCAGCAGATGCATGTGGCGTTTGATTCGCTGGAAGCGCACTGGGCCATCGCGTGGAAAGGCCGCTTTGTGGACGCCATGACCACCTGGGAAGAGCGCGCCATGACACCAGCGAAGCCATTGGGAGAAAAGGTGCTGACGTTCCAGCCACGCATGCCCTTCGCGAAGCTCGGCAGCGCGAGTGATGCATGGCCGGAGGCTTGCGGCGTGGCTGCGGGCTATGAATCCCTGGGGTATCGCATCAGCAAGGATGGTGTGCCGACATTCCGCTACCGGGTGGAAGGCCTGATTGTGGAGGACACGATCCAAGTCTCAGCGGACAAGAAGTCGCTGCGGCGCACGGTTACTGTGCGCACCTGGGTTCCTTCTGACGGTTGGTACTTCCAGGGCATCTCGAAGAACGCCAAACCGCAACCGGTGATCTGGAAGAATGGCGCGGCCACGTTCGAGGAGTCTATCGCTCCGTAA
- a CDS encoding D-Ala-D-Ala carboxypeptidase family metallohydrolase, with the protein MSKKLRTPTASPSPRLPDESVARRLVIKGLMGTALGGAAGYLGYPWIAGSRREEFADTMQRFWDSIKEHPSIRRRREMVERQSRPVPVVLDAHGRDYETFLATLNLRHLTPLEILRPHFKVRGTVANCLPPRELWSNIATTLRVADEIRHQLGARLDSIASAYRCPAYNAACPGAAKASCHMQNLALDLVYDCAPDQVVRTAEALRATGFFKGGIGRYAGFTHIDARGKNADW; encoded by the coding sequence ATGTCGAAGAAATTACGCACTCCGACTGCCAGCCCGTCTCCACGACTCCCGGATGAAAGCGTGGCGAGAAGGCTTGTAATCAAGGGCCTGATGGGCACGGCCTTGGGAGGTGCTGCCGGCTACCTGGGATACCCATGGATTGCAGGGAGTCGCCGCGAGGAGTTCGCGGACACGATGCAACGGTTCTGGGACAGCATCAAAGAGCATCCCAGCATACGCCGGCGGCGGGAGATGGTGGAGCGGCAATCCCGGCCTGTGCCGGTGGTTCTTGATGCCCATGGTCGCGACTACGAGACCTTCCTCGCGACACTCAACCTGCGACACTTGACGCCGCTGGAGATCCTCCGCCCTCATTTCAAGGTACGCGGAACCGTGGCAAATTGCCTGCCGCCACGCGAGCTGTGGTCGAACATTGCCACCACCCTGCGAGTAGCGGATGAAATACGGCACCAACTGGGCGCGCGTCTGGACTCCATCGCGAGCGCCTATCGCTGCCCGGCCTACAATGCTGCATGCCCTGGCGCAGCCAAGGCATCCTGTCACATGCAGAATCTGGCGCTCGATCTCGTGTATGATTGCGCACCGGATCAGGTGGTGAGAACCGCCGAAGCACTCCGCGCAACAGGCTTCTTCAAGGGTGGCATCGGGCGTTATGCAGGATTCACGCATATCGATGCCCGCGGCAAGAATGCCGACTGGTGA
- a CDS encoding sugar phosphate isomerase/epimerase: MNSLNRRQFLKRTSAAAAATLAVLPHMQAQAQAAKSGFKLKYLTGSAMYGELPIDVVIAETPKTGAKHLDVWPRKHGAQREQMDEIGHDKVAELLKQHDVKLEVTTRYDLGPFKLQDEFAVLKKFGGSIIVTGGKGQAGLTGEELKKAVKQFAEELKPHLVKAGEYGITIAVENHGKNLIESPDSIKWLAEFGGDLPLGIDLAPYHLPQDPEQLAGLIRTLGSKLSILLAWQYGMGCMKPMPKDEELQQMPGRGKLDFVPLVKALKDINFQGYTEIFMHPTPRGIPILPTAQETTAEIVRAKEYLDGCAAKV; encoded by the coding sequence ATGAACTCCCTCAACCGCCGCCAGTTTCTCAAGCGCACTTCAGCCGCCGCTGCTGCCACTCTCGCCGTTTTACCCCACATGCAGGCGCAGGCGCAGGCCGCCAAGTCCGGTTTCAAGCTGAAATACCTCACCGGCTCTGCCATGTATGGCGAGCTGCCGATCGACGTGGTCATCGCGGAAACTCCCAAGACGGGAGCGAAGCATCTCGACGTCTGGCCGCGCAAGCATGGCGCCCAGCGTGAGCAGATGGACGAGATCGGCCACGACAAGGTCGCGGAACTGCTAAAGCAACACGACGTGAAACTGGAGGTCACCACCCGCTACGATCTGGGTCCCTTCAAGCTGCAGGACGAGTTCGCCGTGCTGAAAAAATTCGGTGGCAGCATCATTGTCACCGGAGGCAAGGGCCAGGCCGGACTCACGGGCGAGGAACTCAAGAAAGCCGTGAAGCAATTCGCGGAGGAACTCAAGCCGCACCTCGTGAAAGCAGGCGAGTACGGCATCACCATCGCCGTCGAGAATCATGGGAAGAACCTCATTGAGTCACCGGACTCCATCAAATGGCTGGCCGAATTTGGTGGCGACCTGCCTCTGGGCATCGACCTCGCCCCGTATCACCTGCCGCAGGATCCTGAGCAGCTCGCCGGCCTCATCCGCACGCTGGGCAGCAAGCTTTCCATCCTCCTCGCCTGGCAGTACGGCATGGGCTGCATGAAACCCATGCCCAAGGATGAGGAACTCCAGCAGATGCCGGGTCGCGGGAAGCTCGACTTCGTGCCGCTGGTGAAGGCGCTGAAGGATATCAACTTCCAGGGCTACACCGAAATCTTCATGCACCCCACGCCCCGCGGTATTCCGATTCTGCCCACTGCGCAGGAGACCACGGCGGAGATCGTCCGGGCGAAGGAGTACCTGGACGGGTGCGCCGCGAAGGTCTGA
- a CDS encoding DJ-1/PfpI family protein — protein MSRGKVLIIVGDATETVDTLYPFYRLIEAGMQPVIAAPEKRRYQMVLHEVKPGWTITKEWEGYSIMADITFAEIKPEEYLGIFFSGGRAPEYIREDEDLIRITQWFFDNNKPCGSVCHGVEIPARADRVRGRKMATVAKCKFDLEVCGGIYVNEPSVVDGNLVSGRTFHDNGHFVKHWIALLEEEAKKR, from the coding sequence ATGTCTCGAGGCAAAGTTCTCATCATCGTCGGTGATGCCACGGAAACCGTGGACACCCTGTATCCTTTTTACCGCCTCATTGAGGCTGGCATGCAGCCGGTCATCGCCGCGCCGGAGAAACGCCGCTACCAGATGGTACTGCACGAAGTGAAGCCTGGCTGGACCATCACCAAGGAATGGGAAGGCTACAGCATCATGGCGGACATCACCTTCGCCGAAATCAAGCCGGAGGAATACCTCGGCATCTTCTTCAGCGGTGGCCGCGCTCCGGAATACATCCGTGAGGACGAGGATCTCATCCGCATCACGCAGTGGTTTTTCGACAACAACAAACCCTGCGGCAGCGTGTGCCACGGTGTGGAGATTCCCGCACGTGCCGATCGTGTCCGCGGACGCAAGATGGCCACGGTGGCGAAGTGCAAGTTCGACCTCGAAGTGTGCGGCGGCATCTATGTGAATGAGCCCAGCGTCGTGGACGGTAATCTCGTCAGCGGTCGCACGTTCCATGACAATGGTCACTTCGTGAAGCATTGGATCGCCTTGCTGGAGGAAGAAGCGAAGAAGCGCTGA
- a CDS encoding D-Ala-D-Ala carboxypeptidase family metallohydrolase, producing MVKSLFGALAGGTLAFGQTSWLFGKDETGSKTETSKTGEGHEEKDSTPTAAELDKMGKEYETFLTGLGLIFIKPAEVLMPHYKVRGKVKNSLPPRELWTKMPPTLKVADKLREKLGVPLQAVISAYRSPAYNAACTGAATHSQHMLNVALDLHFDCAPSKVAEAAEALRSQGYFKGGIGRYPGFTHIDTRGKNADWQG from the coding sequence ATGGTAAAATCGCTCTTTGGAGCACTCGCTGGTGGAACCCTTGCCTTTGGCCAGACCTCCTGGCTCTTCGGCAAGGACGAGACCGGCAGCAAGACCGAAACCAGCAAGACTGGTGAAGGCCATGAAGAAAAGGACAGCACTCCGACAGCCGCCGAGTTGGACAAGATGGGCAAGGAATATGAGACGTTTCTCACGGGACTCGGCCTCATTTTCATCAAGCCCGCGGAGGTGCTCATGCCCCACTACAAGGTGCGCGGCAAGGTGAAGAACTCCCTCCCCCCCCGCGAACTCTGGACCAAGATGCCTCCGACCCTCAAGGTCGCGGACAAGCTCCGGGAAAAGCTCGGCGTGCCTCTGCAGGCCGTGATCAGTGCCTACCGCAGCCCGGCTTACAATGCCGCCTGCACGGGCGCTGCCACCCACTCCCAGCACATGCTGAATGTGGCGCTGGACCTGCACTTCGACTGCGCACCTTCCAAGGTCGCTGAAGCTGCCGAAGCCCTCCGTTCCCAAGGCTACTTCAAGGGTGGCATTGGCCGCTACCCTGGTTTCACGCACATCGACACCCGCGGCAAGAATGCCGACTGGCAGGGCTAA
- a CDS encoding L,D-transpeptidase family protein has translation MRNLFAATPLTLFLAMGMPGLVEVRAGETPTVPKAEAVPESVLQNPAGPSVVETRRAIVAVPQQDATPGIYEAVVSGDAELVDKLLRSGISAQFVTPSGDTPLCLALRNSRPDIAINLVLHGADPNTPGLGKHTPVALASLRRHPTLLQILLEAGGDPNKSFGNPASNEFLTLVPDGYLRSEMKREHRVTPLMAASARGDVEAVTLLLKHGADKDIATQPRYRYALNFAADRRYLYVMRLLLGRSPETEPHILITVNLREQKAKLEVEGKLVLQTKISTGRQGYETPAGRYVITNKYKDWTSTIYKVPMPYFLRLNCGAIGLHSGYVTGRPASHGCIRLPHEMAKKFYSMTTVGDEVIIEH, from the coding sequence ATGAGAAACCTTTTTGCTGCCACGCCGCTGACACTGTTCCTCGCCATGGGCATGCCGGGGTTGGTGGAAGTGCGGGCTGGCGAGACTCCTACTGTCCCCAAGGCGGAAGCCGTGCCCGAGTCGGTGCTTCAGAATCCGGCCGGCCCATCCGTGGTGGAAACCCGCCGCGCCATCGTGGCCGTGCCGCAGCAGGACGCCACTCCCGGGATCTACGAAGCCGTGGTGTCCGGCGACGCCGAACTGGTGGACAAGCTACTGCGTTCCGGCATCTCGGCCCAATTTGTGACCCCGTCAGGCGACACGCCGCTTTGCCTCGCACTCCGCAACAGCCGCCCGGACATCGCCATCAACCTAGTGCTTCACGGCGCGGATCCGAATACTCCCGGCCTTGGCAAGCACACCCCCGTGGCACTGGCCTCCCTCCGCCGCCACCCTACCCTCCTGCAGATCCTTCTCGAAGCTGGCGGCGACCCCAACAAGTCTTTCGGCAACCCAGCCAGCAACGAATTCCTGACCCTGGTCCCGGACGGTTACCTGCGGTCGGAAATGAAGCGCGAGCACCGCGTCACTCCGCTCATGGCCGCGTCTGCCCGTGGGGATGTGGAGGCCGTGACCCTGCTGCTCAAGCACGGGGCGGACAAAGACATCGCCACGCAGCCGCGCTACCGCTATGCTCTGAACTTCGCCGCGGACCGCCGCTATCTCTACGTCATGCGCCTGCTGCTGGGCCGCAGCCCGGAGACTGAGCCGCACATTCTCATCACGGTCAATCTCAGGGAGCAAAAGGCCAAGCTCGAAGTCGAGGGCAAGCTCGTGCTGCAGACAAAAATCTCCACCGGACGTCAAGGCTACGAGACACCCGCCGGACGCTACGTCATCACCAACAAGTACAAGGACTGGACCTCGACCATCTACAAGGTGCCCATGCCCTACTTCCTGCGGCTGAACTGCGGCGCCATCGGTCTGCACAGCGGTTATGTCACCGGCCGCCCCGCCTCTCATGGCTGCATCCGCCTGCCTCATGAGATGGCGAAGAAGTTCTACTCCATGACCACGGTGGGTGATGAGGTAATCATTGAGCACTGA